DNA from Desulfuromonas sp. AOP6:
CAGCGGGGATCATTCTTCACGAAATCTCGCAAATGCAGCCTTTCAAGGTCGAAATGAATAGGATGCCAAAATTGAATAAGCCCGAAATAATAAGTCCCAATAGCCCACAAATGGGCGACGACAAAGACAACCTCTTTCCGTAACGGCACGCAAAACGGGGACAGGCTGGTTTTTTCAGGAAAAACCAGCCTGTCCCCGTTTTGACTTCTCCAGGTGATGTGCGGACAGCTTTATGGCCAGCGATAATTGTAGCATTAAGGCTGAACTCAGCTCTTTTTTTGGTTAATTGTTGAGTGCCAGGACATCGCTAACGGATTTTAGTGCCATGACATCGCTTACATTCAACAGGTTCATCTGATTTTGTAATCAAACTCCTCGACCTGGGTTTTGCCCAGATAGAGTTTCAGCTTTTGCTCTTTGACATCGATAGTAGCCACCACGTATTCAAGCTTCAGTTCCGGTGGAACTGGAAAAAGTTCACCGAGGATGTTGAGATTGAGATCGCTGCGAATCAGACGAACCAAGTGGTATCGGCCGGTCTCTGGTTTTTCTAGTCGCTGCAGGGGCGTGTCGTCTGGATTTGGGAACCTCAGGACCGTCTTGGTCGCAGAAAGTGCCTTGATAGGCGTCTTCCCGCCGAGCTTGCTGTAGCGGTAGGAGCTGTTGTGCCGCTGTTCAAAAGCCATTGTCCCGGCAGCCAGTTCATCGGTTGAGGTCATAATCACCTTGCTGAGAAACTTCTGTTGGTAATGATCATTGAACTGCTCGATATTCCCGTTGCGCCACGGCTCAGCCATGGGGACAAACCAGGGTTCAACATCATTCTGCAGGCAAAGACGGACAAACTGGCTTAATGCTCGCGGATACCTCGGACTGCCGAGAAAAGACAGGGCGTTATCAACCTGGAGGTTGTCGGGTATACCCAACCGCGACCAGATGGCCAAGGTTCCGCCCAGAACGTCTTGTCCTGACTTGGATAACGAGGAGTGCAGCCCACAGCGTGCCGTTGCTGTATCAATTACGTTGAGCCCATAGAAACGGATCGGGCCGCTCAAATAGCACGGGCCGACCATATCCATCTGATGAGTCTGGTTTGGCAGCAATGACGGAAGTTTGGGATAAGGCGTTCCTTTCGGCTCATACTTGCCGGTTCTACGTTGAGTCAGATCATTGCGTTTGAGAACCCGATTGATCGTGCGCAGCGACGGCAACGGCGATATGCCGAGGTCTTCCAATTCCCATAGAATGGCCTGTGCACCACAGAACAAATCCTGATTATAGAGATTCAAACGCACCAGCTTGACGATTTCCTCAATCTCGACCGGTGTGCGATGTGGCGTTGATAGTGGCTTGCGGGAACGATCTTGAAACCACAAAGGATCGCCTTCACTGTGTCGCTTAACCCATTTGTAAAGCCAAAACTTTGATTTGCCGAGGGATGCACAAATTGCTTCAGGGCTTTCCCCAGCCTTGAATCGCTGAACTGCGAGGACTCGGCATTTCTTGATTTCATCGTCCATGGAGACGCAAAACGGGGACAGGCTGCTTTTCCCTGAAAAAAAACCAGCCTGTCCCCGTTTTGTGTCTGCCGCAGGGGACTACCCCTTGGTTGTCCAATCGTGCTACTATTTGGCTTTACCCAAGAAAAGAGAGGTCTTTATGTCCAATACTCTTGCCCTTGAAGCCGATCTGCATGTGCACACGGTGGCTTCGGGCCATGCCTTCAGTACGATTGGTGAGATTACCCTGGTTGCGGCCGCCAAGGGGCTCAAGGCCGTGGGGATGACGGATCATGGGCCGGCCTTGCCGGGAGGACCGCATCCCTATCACTTTGCCGCCATGCGCTTTATCCCTGAGTACCTCAACGGCGTGCGGGTATTGCGGGGTGTCGAGGCCAATATCCTCGGCAAGAACAAGCTTGACCTTCCCGACCCACTGCTCGACCGCCTCGACCTGGTGCTGGCCGGTTTTCACGAGGGTTGCGGTTTCGACAACAAGGGGGTCAAGGCCAATACCCGCGCTATCCTCGCCCTCATGGAGAATCCGCGCGTCAACCTCATCTGCCATCCTGGCAACCCCAATTTTCCCCTCGACTATGCCGAGGTCGTGCGTCAGGCCGCCGACACCCGCACGGCTCTGGAGATCAACAACGCCTCCTTTTATATCAGCCGTCGCGGCAGCGCCGGCAACTGCCGCACCCTGGCTCGCCTCTGCGCCGAATACGAAGCCCCCATTGCCGTGGGCAGCGATGCCCATATCGCCCAGGGGGTCGGCGAATTCTCTGAAGCGCTGCAGGCTCTGCAGGAAGAGGGGGTGCGTCTGGGGCAGATCGTCAACCGCACCCTCGCCTCGACTTTGTCCTTTCTCGGGCTTGACGCTTAAAATCTCCCTTCTCATCCTCCCCCCGGTTCCCCGATTTCTATAAAAAAACCCGGCTGCTGGCGCAGCCGGGTACAATTTCATTGCAACATGGTGTGTGGAGGCAGATTAAAACTTGTAACCTAAGGCAAGATAGCCACGGAAGACGTCGCCATCCTCGTTTCCATACACGTACATCTGATCGCTTTCGAAGATCTCATAAGTCACCGAAGCGGTGGTATAGAGGCGATCGGTGAAGGCGTAGGTGCCGCCCAGGGTGAATTCATACTGGGTGTATTCCAGGTCGGAATAGCTGGTGATGAGGTTGTTCAGCT
Protein-coding regions in this window:
- a CDS encoding integrase core domain-containing protein, with protein sequence MDDEIKKCRVLAVQRFKAGESPEAICASLGKSKFWLYKWVKRHSEGDPLWFQDRSRKPLSTPHRTPVEIEEIVKLVRLNLYNQDLFCGAQAILWELEDLGISPLPSLRTINRVLKRNDLTQRRTGKYEPKGTPYPKLPSLLPNQTHQMDMVGPCYLSGPIRFYGLNVIDTATARCGLHSSLSKSGQDVLGGTLAIWSRLGIPDNLQVDNALSFLGSPRYPRALSQFVRLCLQNDVEPWFVPMAEPWRNGNIEQFNDHYQQKFLSKVIMTSTDELAAGTMAFEQRHNSSYRYSKLGGKTPIKALSATKTVLRFPNPDDTPLQRLEKPETGRYHLVRLIRSDLNLNILGELFPVPPELKLEYVVATIDVKEQKLKLYLGKTQVEEFDYKIR
- a CDS encoding PHP domain-containing protein: MSNTLALEADLHVHTVASGHAFSTIGEITLVAAAKGLKAVGMTDHGPALPGGPHPYHFAAMRFIPEYLNGVRVLRGVEANILGKNKLDLPDPLLDRLDLVLAGFHEGCGFDNKGVKANTRAILALMENPRVNLICHPGNPNFPLDYAEVVRQAADTRTALEINNASFYISRRGSAGNCRTLARLCAEYEAPIAVGSDAHIAQGVGEFSEALQALQEEGVRLGQIVNRTLASTLSFLGLDA